Proteins encoded by one window of uncultured Draconibacterium sp.:
- a CDS encoding queuosine precursor transporter: MQNEILWLAMLLANFLLIILAYRLFGKWGLVMWIPISVIVANIQVIQTVELFGLVATLGNIVYATSFLVTDILSENYGKEEAKKAVWIGFFSLISMTLLMNLALEFLPLEGDEFAGITHEATSTIFSLMPRIAVASLAAYLLSQRHDVWAYHFWKKRFSKDHQIWLRNNLSTMISQLIDSVVFVAIAFWGVYEWPVLLEIFLTTYLLKWVVAAADTPFVYWGKKIHRRNRFWME, from the coding sequence ATGCAAAACGAAATCTTATGGCTGGCTATGTTGCTGGCAAATTTTCTGCTTATCATTTTAGCCTACCGTTTATTCGGGAAATGGGGCCTTGTCATGTGGATTCCCATCTCGGTAATTGTAGCCAACATTCAGGTAATACAAACTGTTGAGCTGTTTGGCCTGGTGGCCACGCTTGGCAACATTGTGTACGCCACCTCGTTTTTGGTGACCGATATTTTGTCGGAGAACTACGGCAAAGAGGAAGCTAAAAAAGCAGTGTGGATCGGATTCTTCAGTCTTATATCCATGACTTTGCTGATGAACCTGGCACTGGAATTTCTGCCGCTGGAAGGCGACGAATTTGCCGGAATAACCCACGAAGCTACCAGTACAATTTTTAGCCTGATGCCGCGTATTGCGGTTGCAAGTTTAGCAGCTTACCTCTTGTCACAGCGCCACGATGTTTGGGCTTACCATTTCTGGAAAAAGCGTTTCTCGAAAGACCACCAGATCTGGTTGCGCAATAACCTCAGTACCATGATCTCGCAACTGATAGACAGCGTGGTTTTTGTTGCCATTGCTTTTTGGGGTGTTTACGAATGGCCGGTGCTTCTCGAGATATTTCTAACTACTTATTTATTAAAATGGGTTGTCGCCGCTGCCGATACACCTTTTGTTTACTGGGGGAAAAAGATCCATCGCCGTAACCGGTTTTGGATGGAGTAA
- a CDS encoding family 10 glycosylhydrolase produces MNKRDFIKTTMLAGMGLTVASACANETTTATPEQGLKHWVWENPNHEETDEDLQKKYSSYYEAGVRGMFFEHDSERHFRIAKKAGLETHRWMWTMNRGEKELLASHPEWYAVSRDGKSCADNPPYVGYYRWLCPSKPEVKEYLAQRSKEILEKDYVDGLHLDYVRYCDVILPVNLWDNYGIDQSQELPEYDFCYCDTCRENFKKKTGKDPLEMEHPDQSPAWRKYRYEQVNGIVNHLAEITHSYNKPITAAVFPTPEIARRIVRQDWTNWNLDAVCPMIYHGFYRESVSWIGDAVEEGIHFLCGKFPIYAGLFLPDFKSDAELEEGIRVAIKNGASGVSLFGKVDEKTLGILKKATK; encoded by the coding sequence ATGAACAAAAGAGATTTTATTAAAACCACAATGCTGGCCGGAATGGGCCTTACCGTAGCAAGCGCTTGTGCCAACGAAACAACTACGGCAACTCCGGAACAAGGATTGAAACACTGGGTTTGGGAGAATCCGAACCACGAAGAAACAGACGAAGACCTTCAAAAAAAATACAGTAGTTATTACGAAGCCGGGGTACGCGGAATGTTTTTCGAGCACGACAGCGAACGCCATTTTCGTATTGCAAAAAAGGCTGGGCTGGAAACACACCGCTGGATGTGGACCATGAACCGTGGCGAAAAAGAACTGCTTGCCAGTCACCCGGAATGGTATGCTGTTAGCCGCGATGGAAAATCGTGTGCCGACAATCCACCGTACGTGGGTTATTACCGCTGGTTGTGCCCGTCGAAACCGGAAGTGAAAGAATACCTGGCTCAGCGCTCGAAAGAAATTCTGGAAAAGGATTATGTAGATGGCCTGCACCTGGATTATGTGCGTTACTGCGACGTGATTCTGCCGGTAAACCTGTGGGATAACTACGGCATCGACCAAAGCCAGGAATTGCCGGAATATGATTTTTGTTATTGCGATACCTGCCGCGAGAATTTCAAAAAGAAAACGGGTAAAGATCCGCTGGAGATGGAACATCCCGACCAAAGTCCGGCATGGCGAAAATACCGTTACGAGCAGGTAAATGGTATTGTAAACCACCTGGCAGAAATTACACATTCGTACAATAAACCCATTACTGCAGCGGTTTTCCCGACACCGGAAATAGCGCGCCGCATTGTGCGCCAGGACTGGACCAACTGGAACCTCGATGCCGTTTGCCCGATGATCTACCACGGTTTTTACCGCGAATCAGTAAGCTGGATCGGAGATGCAGTTGAGGAAGGCATCCATTTCCTTTGCGGGAAATTCCCGATTTATGCCGGCCTGTTCCTGCCCGATTTTAAGTCGGACGCAGAGTTGGAGGAAGGAATTCGTGTTGCCATTAAAAACGGTGCTTCCGGAGTTTCGTTGTTTGGGAAGGTGGATGAAAAGACTTTGGGGATTTTGAAGAAGGCGACTAAATAA
- a CDS encoding carbohydrate-binding family 9-like protein: protein MRIIRNALLLTLFIISNLGLTAQERWGKYAHLFTVPNTYVAGYSSHAIKIDGQANEQDWKDAAWTSEFIDIQGANMPQPTYPTRIKMLWDADNLYIFAELEEEHIWAYYDKQDMIVYHENDFEVFIDPDGDTHNYYEFEVNAQNTLFDLFLDKPYRNGGKPDIEWNAKGFKSAVYLDGTLNDPTDTDKKWCVEMAIPFASLSTDGKFIQPEAGDYWKINFSRVQWQTEITDGKYTRKTSDDGILIPEDNWVWSPQGVINMHFPERWGLIQFTSESPETTHATFELPEEELLARHLWHVFYAQRDYHREHKTYCNDLSKLGIQANGKKNNSDFSIEMNASKNTYTATLTTNNNLMISIDQDGLIQKHTDK from the coding sequence ATGCGAATTATCAGGAATGCCCTCCTCCTCACACTTTTTATAATCAGCAACTTGGGCCTGACAGCACAAGAACGATGGGGAAAGTATGCCCACTTGTTTACGGTTCCGAATACTTACGTGGCAGGCTATAGTAGCCATGCGATTAAGATTGACGGGCAAGCCAACGAGCAGGACTGGAAAGATGCAGCGTGGACTTCAGAATTTATTGATATTCAGGGAGCCAACATGCCGCAGCCCACTTACCCTACACGGATAAAAATGCTGTGGGACGCTGATAACCTGTACATTTTTGCCGAGCTGGAAGAGGAACATATCTGGGCTTACTACGATAAACAGGATATGATCGTTTACCACGAAAATGATTTTGAAGTGTTTATAGATCCGGATGGCGACACGCACAATTATTACGAGTTTGAAGTGAATGCCCAAAACACGTTGTTCGACCTGTTTCTGGATAAACCATACCGAAATGGTGGCAAGCCTGATATTGAATGGAATGCCAAAGGTTTTAAAAGTGCCGTTTACCTGGATGGAACGCTGAACGATCCGACTGACACCGACAAAAAATGGTGCGTTGAAATGGCCATTCCGTTTGCATCGCTAAGCACTGATGGCAAATTTATACAGCCTGAAGCCGGGGATTATTGGAAGATCAACTTCTCACGCGTACAGTGGCAAACCGAAATTACCGACGGAAAATACACACGAAAAACTTCTGACGACGGAATACTGATCCCGGAAGATAACTGGGTTTGGAGTCCGCAGGGAGTTATAAATATGCATTTCCCGGAGCGTTGGGGATTGATTCAGTTTACTTCTGAATCTCCGGAAACAACACACGCAACATTTGAACTGCCCGAAGAGGAATTGCTGGCCCGCCACTTGTGGCATGTGTTTTATGCGCAACGCGACTATCACCGTGAACATAAAACATACTGTAATGACCTTTCCAAACTTGGAATACAAGCAAACGGGAAAAAGAACAACTCGGATTTCTCGATCGAAATGAACGCCTCGAAAAATACGTACACCGCGACTTTAACAACCAACAACAACCTGATGATCTCTATCGATCAGGATGGATTAATACAAAAACATACTGACAAATAA